One Vicia villosa cultivar HV-30 ecotype Madison, WI unplaced genomic scaffold, Vvil1.0 ctg.000509F_1_1, whole genome shotgun sequence DNA window includes the following coding sequences:
- the LOC131629099 gene encoding uncharacterized protein LOC131629099 produces the protein MTLQLADKSTTLPYGIAQDMLVKVDKFLFPVDFVVIDMEEDKDSPIILGRPFMKTARMMIDIDDGIMKLRVQDEEVCFNLFDAMKQPKDKNDCFRMDVTEASGEEVASQIHLSNPLERSLVDSFNMKREVNRSLLAQS, from the exons ATGACTTTGCAACTAGCAGACAAATCTACCACTCTCCCGTATGGAattgcacaagacatgttagtgaaAGTTGACAAATTTCTGTTTCCGGTGGATTTTGTGGTgattgatatggaagaagataaagattcaCCTATCAtccttggaagaccattcatgaaaacagcccggatgatgatcGACATCGATGACGGTATAATGAAGCTAAGAGTCCAAGATGAAGAAGTATGTTTTAACCTCTTTGATGCCATGAAACAACCCAAAGACAAGAATGATTGCTTTCGCATGGATGTAACTGAAGCAAGTGGCGAGGAAGTGGCGAGCCAAATTCATCTTTCTAACCCTTTAGAGAGATCTCTTGTTGATTCATTTAAT ATGAAGAGGGAAGTAAACCGGTCGTTATTAGCTCAAAGTTAA